From Humidesulfovibrio mexicanus:
CCTTCGAGACCAAGGAAGTCGCCCGCACCATAGACTAGAACCGGACCTCGCGCGCTGGCGGAACCGTCACGATCCGCCAGCGCGCGCGGACAGGGCTGTATGATCATCGGCGTCCTGACCCTGGAGTTCCGCCTGCACGGCAACAGTTCGCTCAAGGGCAAGCGGCAGGTGGCGCAAAGCCTCAAGCAAAAGCTCAGGAACACCTTCAACGTCGCGGTCAGCGAGGTCGAGTCCCAGGACGCGCATCAGAAGCTGGTGCTTGCGGTTGTGACCGTTTCAGGCGAAACGGCAAAAGTGGAAAGCCGCTTGTCCAAGGCCCTGGCCATGGTGGAAGCCATCTCCCCTGCGGAGCTGGTGCGCGCGGATACGGAAGTGTTCAGCAGCGCAGGAGAATTCGAATGAAAGCTTCAGGAACCAGACGCTCCATCCGCATGGGCGACCAGATCATGCAGGAGCTTGCCGTCATGCTTCTGGAGGAAGTCGCCGATCCGCGTCTGGAGTTGGTGAGCCTGACCGGCTGCAAGCTCAACGCCGACATGAGCATCGCGCTTGTCTCCTTCACGGTGGGCGGCGGGGCTGAGCGGCGCAAGCAGGCCCTGGACGCCTTGAACAAGGCCAAAGGGTTTTTGCGCTCCGGCCTGGCCCGGCGTATGAACATGCGCTCCCTGCCGGACCTGCGCTTCGCCCACGACGATTTTCTTGAGGACATGGTCTATGCCAAGCCCGATCAAGCGGATCGCTGATCTCATTCGGAAGACCGACGGCTTTCTGGTGGCCGCCCATGTGAACCCGGACGGAGACGCCATCGGGTCCACTGTGGCCATGGGACACATCTTGCACAGCCTGGGCAAAACCTTCTGCCTTTTCAACGCCTCCGGGCTGCCGCACCAGTTCGACTGGCTGCCCTTGCCTGGACCGGTGCACACAGGGCTGTGCGGGACCGAGGCCAACTGGATCATCGTGCTGGACTGCGGCGCGGCCAGCCGCGTGGGACCGGAGCTGCACCAGATCATGTCCAGCCGCCCGGTGGCCAACATCGACCACCACCTTGGGAACCCCTGCTTTGGTCAGCACAATTGGGTGGACGACTCCTACCCTGCCGTGGCCGCAATGATCGCCGACCTGGCCGACGAACTCGGCGTCCCCCTTACCGGACCGCTCGGCGAAGCCATATACCTGGGCATCGCCACGGACACGGGCTTCTTCACCTTCGACAACACCGACCCGCGCATCATGGAGCTCGGCGCACGGCTCATCCGCCTGGGGCTTGAGCCAGGAAAAATCAACGCCAAGATCCGCAACCAGTGGTCCATACGGCGCTTTCGGCTTTGGGGCGAAAGCTTCGCCACCACGGAGCTGCACTATGGCGGGCAGGTTGCGCTGGCCGTGGTCACTCGGGCAATGATGGCCCGCACCGAGACCAATACGGAGGACACGGAGGAGATCGTCAATTTCCTGCGCAGGCTGCGCGGCACAAGGGCGGCCGCCCTGCTGCGCGAGGAACCCAACGGCGCCTACAAGTTCAGCCTGCGCTCCACCGGAGCGGACAACGTCCAGCAGGTGGCGGCGCGCTTCGATGGCGGCGGGCACAGAAACGCGGCCGGCGGAACCATCGAAAGCGACCTGGAGACGGCCAAGAACCGCCTGGTGAAAGCCCTTGGCGAAGGCCTTGGACTGGTGTAGAGGGAACATGGGACGCAAGCGCAAGCGCAGCCCCGCGCAGCTGGACGGTCTGCTCGTGCTGGACAAGCCCTCCGGCCCCACCAGCGCAGGCTGCCTGAACAGCATCAAGCATGGCCTTGGCCAGGGTAAGATCGGCCACGCGGGCACGCTGGACCCGCTTGCCCAGGGCGTGCTGCTGGTGCTGCTCGGCCAGGGCACCAAGCTTGCCGGCTACCTCACCAGCGGTGCCAAAGTGTACACGGGCACCATGCGCCTGGGCCTCGCCACCGACACCTACGACATGGAAGGCCAGGTGGTTGAGCAAAGAGGCATAGAAGGAATTTCGCAAGACGATGTGCGGGAGGCCATCCTGGGCTGGAAGGACCTCACGGAACAGGAAGTCCCCGCATATTCCGCGGCCAAGCACGAGGGCACGCCCCTTTACGAACTCGCTCGAAAGGGCGAGGATGTGCCGGTCAAGGAAAAACGGATAGAGGTGTATGAGGTCGAACCGCTGGAAATTGAGCTCCCCTTCGCACGGTTCAGGGTACGTTGCTTGGCAGGCACGTACATTCGCTCCCTGGTCCACAGCTTGGGGATTCGGCTCGGATGCGGAGCGGCGCTTGCGCAGCTCACGCGGGAGGCGTGCGAGCCCTACGGGCTTGACGCCGCCACCAGCCTGGATGCGGTTCTTGGAGAGCCGGAGCGCTTCGCCTCGCGGGTTATCCCGCTGGGCAAGATGCTCCCGCATTGGCGCAGCATCACCCTTTCCCCCGCCCTGGCGGCCCTGGTCAAAAACGGGGCCTGGCTTCCGGCGGGCGGACCCGGCGGTGACGGGCTTACGGGGAAACCCGGCGAGCAGGTCATGCTGGTGGACGACAAGGGGGAGCCTGTTGCGCTGGCGGAGGCCAAAACCAAGGACGGCATGTTGCGCTGGACCATCCTGCGTGGATTGTGGATGGACGCCGCCCCCGCCACCTGAACGGGAGCTTGCCGGCACAGCTGTTCCGCCGCGAGTGTTGCGGACGGGACAAGGAGGAAACTGCTGTGGTTATGACGCCTGAAGGAAAGAACCAGGTCATTGAGACGTACAAGCGGCATGAAGGGGACACCGGATCTCCGGAGGTGCAGGTGGCGCTTCTGACCGAGCGCATCACCTACCTGACCGAGCACTTCAAGGTGCACAAGAAGGACTTCCACTCCAAGACCGGCCTGCTCAAGCTCGTCGGCCAGCGCCGCAAGCTGCTCAATTACCTGAAAAACAAGGACATCCAGCGCTACCGCGAACTTATCGAGCGCCTGGGTCTGCGTAAGTAGAAACCACAAAAAACCCGTCTGGCGGGGCGAAACGTATCGCCCCCGCCAGGCGGGCATTCCCGATGGCGGGGATCGTCCCGCCCACAACCGCGCCACGACGCGCATGACGCTCAAGACCCCTTTAGTTGGCTGCGGAGAGCGTTCTTGCACACCAGGCAAGAGCCCTCCCCCAAGCCGGCTAAACATCGGGCATGGAGCAGGCGTCGGGGCCGCAACCCCAAGGAGTATTCATGCTCGTTCCTTTTGAAAAGACTCGTGTTTCCGCCCGCGCGGGCGACCTGGAGATCATCCTGGAGCACGGCAAGATGGCCAAGCAGGCCAGCGGCGCCGTGTGGCTCCAGTCCGGCGGCACCGTGGTGCATGTCACCGCCGTCAGCCAGCCCCTGGAAATCGACCGCGGCTTCTTCCCGCTCACCGTCAATTACCAGGAAATGTCCTACGCCGCCGGGCGCATCCCCGGCAGCTACTTCCGCCGCGAGATCGGCCGTCCCAGCGAGCGCGAGACTCTGGTCTCCCGCCTCATCGACCGTCCCATCCGCCCCATGTTCAAAAAGGGCTTCCGCGACGAGGTGCAGGTCATCGCCACCGTGCTCTCGGCCGACAACGCCATTAACCCCGACGTGTTGGCCATCACCGGCGCGTCCGCCGCGCTGCACCTGTCGCACATGCCGTTTGAAGGCCCCATCTGCGGCGCGCGCGTGGGCTACATCGACGGCAAGTTCGTGCTCTTCCCCACCTACAAGCAGATCGCCAATGAAAGCAGCCTGAACCTCATCTTCGCCGCCACCCGTTCGGCCATCGTAATGGTTGAAGGCGGTGCCGAGTTCGTGAGCGAGGAACTGGTGGCCGAAGCGCTGGAGTGGGGCCACAAGCAGCTCACCCCGGCCTTCGACATCCAGGATGAGCTGCGCGAGAAGGTGGGCAAGCCCAAGATCGAGGTCGTCGCGCCCAAGGCCGATCCCGCCATCGCCGCTTTTGTCGAGGAGATCGCCACACCGAGCCTGAAGGCCGCCTGCGCCCTCACCGAGAAAATGGCCCGCCGCGACGCCAAGGAGACCGCCAAGAGCGAAGCCCTCAAGGCCGTGGCCGAGAAATTCGAGGAAGTCGAGAACGCCCAGAAGCAGGCCGCTGGCGTGCTGGCCGACCTGGACAAGAAGATCGTGCGCCAGCGCGTGCGCGTAGAGGGCGTCCGCCTGGACGGCCGCGACACCAAGACCGTGCGCCCCTTGTCCATTGATGCGAGCGTGCTGCCCATGACCCACGGCTCCGCCCTGTTCCGCCGCGGCGAAACCAGCGCCCTGTGCGTGGCCACCCTGGGCAGCAGCCGCGACGAGCAGCGCATCGAGACCCTGGTGGGCGAGGACACCAAGCGCTTCATGCTGCACTACAACTTCCCGCCCTACTGCGTGGGCGAGGTGCGCATCCTGCGCGGCCCCAGCCGCCGCGACATCGGCCACGGCGCCCTGGCCGAGCGCAGCATCATGCCCGTGCTCCCCAACCCTGACGAGTTCCCCTTCACCCTGCGCGTGGTCTCCGAAGTCATGGACTCCAACGGCAGCTCCTCCATGGCCACGGTGTGCGGCGCAAGCCTCGCCCTCATGGACGCGGGCGTGCCCATCAAGGAGCCCGTGGCCGGCATCGCCATGGGCCTCATGAAGGAGGAGGACGACTACATCGTCCTCACCGACATTTTGGGCGACGAGGACGCTTTGGGGGACATGGACTTCAAGGTGGCCGGCAGCGCGCGCGGCATCACCGGCATCCAGATGGACATCAAGATCACCTCCGGCATTCCCTACGATGTGCTGCGCCGCGCCCTGGCCCAGAGCCGCGACGCCCGCCAGCACATCCTGGAGCACATGAACATGTGCCTCGCCGCGCCCAGGCCGCAGCTCTCCGACCTGGCCCCGCAGATGGAGGTGGTGTTCATCAACCCCGAGAAGATCCGCAGCGTCATCGGACCTGGCGGCAAGAACATCAAGGCCATCACCGCCGAAACCCAGGCCGACATCGACATCGAGGACTCCGGCAAGGTGGCCATCTTCGCCCCCAACTCCGAGAGCCTGAACAAGGCCAAGGCCATGGTGCTGTACTACGACCAGACCCCGGAGCCGGGCCGCAACTACCTGGGCACAGTCAAAAAAATCCTGGAGGTCGGCGCCCTGGTGGAGATCCTGCCCGGCGCCGAAGGAATGCTGCACGTGTCGCAGCTTGATGTGGAACGCGTGGAACGCGTGGAAGACCTGCTCCAGCTCGGCCAGGAAGTCTGGGTCAAGGTCATCGAGCTTGAGCCGGGTGGGCGCATCCGCCTGTCGCGCAAGGCCTGGCTCATGGAGCAGGCCGGCCAGGAGGTGAACATCGACGAGTTCCGCCGGCCCGCCCCGCGCGGCGACGGCGACCGCAGGGACCGCGGCGACCGCGGCGACCGTCGCGGAGGACGCGGCGGCGATCGCGGCGGACGCCGCTAGGCCAAAAGACGAAGCAGCACGGGCCGCCTCGGGCGTGTCGGCATTCCCTTCGAGGAACCGGCGCGTCGGAGGCGGCCCGTTTCGTTGGCGGGTCCGTGCTCAGGACTTCCGGGCCGCGTCCTCGGCAAAGGGCTTGATGTCCCAAGGCAGACGGACTTTTGCGCGCTCCAAAGCAAAAGATTCCACCTCCTGGTGCCACAGGGCGAAATCCCGCAGCAAGGCTTCCGCGAGCGGTGTCAGTTCATAGCCCTTGCGCCCGCTGGCCTTTGCAAGCAAGGACTCGCCCAGGGCTTCCTCGGTTCGCTTTATGCGTCCCCAGGCGGCGCGGTAGCTCATGCCAAGCTCCTTGGCCGCCTTGTTCAGGGAGCCCAGCCGCCGCACCAAGTCCAAAAGCTGTACGCGCCCCAAGCCGAACACCATTCCCCCTCCGGACTCCAGCCACAGGTGGACGCGCAGGGTTGGCGCGTCGCCAACAGTCCGGCCCTTGGAGAGTTCTGTGCTCATTTCGTAACCTCCACAGTTGGCGCGTGAAGCGCCTGACTCATACAAAACTTATGGCAGAACTACGGTCCAAGGTAAAGAAATTCCACGCAAGCCCCTTGGCAGGTCGCATTTCGTGGCTACTTGAATCCTTCGGCCCGGGCAAAAGCGCCGCGCCAGGACAACCATGAAACCGCAATTCCCCATGAACCATTCCGCCCTTCAGATCTGGAGCCTTACCTGGCCCCAGATGCTGATGATGTTCTTCAACTTCCTGGTGGGCTTCGTGGATGTCTGGGTCGCGGGGCAGATCGACCACCGGGTGCAGGCCAGCCTGGGCATCATCACGCAGTCGCTGTTCCTGTTCCTCATCATCGTCACAGCCGTATCTGGCGGAGCGGTCGCCGCCATCAGCCAGTCCCTGGGCGCAGGCAAACGTCTGCGCGCCGACCGGTATACCGGGCTGTGCCTCGCCATCGCCGCCGTGTCCGGCCTGGCCCTGGTGGGCCTGGGCCTGCCTTTGCGCCCCCTGCTCGTCAGGGCCTTGCAGGTGCCCCAGGACATCGCCCCCCTTACCGACCATATCCTTGAAGTCTTTCTTTTCGCCCTGCCTCCCTACTACATGATGCTTATGCAGAACGCCGTGTTCAGGGCTCGCAGGCAGGTCATGACGCCGCTGTACACCATGGTTCTGGTGACGCTGGTGAACACGCTGGGCGACCTGGGGTTGGGACTGGGATTGTGCGGACTGCCGCGTCTCGGCGTCACCGGCGTCATCTGGTCCACCTTCTTTTCCGTCACCGCCGGAGCGCTGTTCGGCCTTGCGGTGTTGCGGCGCGGCGGCATTCTGCGTCGCGAAATCTTCGCTCCCTGGCGCTGGGCGCGCCGCGCCCTGCCGTATCTGCTCAAGGTGGCGCTGCCCGCCGGGCTTCTGCAGGTGGTCTGGCACTTCGGCTACCTTGTGCTGTTCGCCATCACCGCAAGCCTGCCGCAAAACAGCGTCGTCGCCTTGGCCGGCATGGCCGCTGGAGCGCGGGTGGAGTCCATGCTCTTTCTCGCTGCGTTCGCCCTCAACCTTACCGCAGGCATCCTTGTGGGCCACCTGCTCGGCGAGGGCAAGCCGGAAGAGGCCCGGCGCATGGGTCTGCACATCCTTGGCGTCGGACTTGTGGGCATCGGACTGTTCGCCATCGCCCTCTGGCCGTTTCTCGGCGACATCGCCGCCTTCATCGCCCCCAACCCCGCTGTGCGCGCAGAAGCCGAAAACTATCTCGTGTACAATGTGCTGGCCATCCCCTTCACCCTCACCACGCTTATCCTGGCGGGCTCGCTGGCGGGTGCTGGGGCGACGGTGTACAACCTCGTGGGCATGGGCCTGGGTACCTGGGTGGTGCGCCTGCCCCTGGCCTACTGGCTCGGACATGTGGTTCTCGGCACGGCGACGGGGGTGTGGATATCCATGCTTGCCTCTCAGGCGGCCCAGGCGGCCATTCTTCTATACATTTACCTCAACAAGGACTGGCAGCGCTTCGCCATGTCCAAAACCCGCAATGGAGCGCGCCCATGACCCACGGCGACACGTTCGACCACATCTGCCTGAAACACCAGGAGGCTTACCGCGCCGCGCTGGCCGCGTGCCCGCAGGTCACCTCCGACTACGCTTTCGCCAACCTGTATGGCTGGACCGGCCATTATGGCCTGGGCTGGCGGCTGGCCGACGGCCTGGTCTGGATCCGCCAGAGCCTGCCCAAGACCATTCTTTGGGCTCCGGTGGGCGACTGGGCCAAGGTGGACTGGGCGGGGCTGCCGTGCATGGCCGGGCCCATGCGCTTTACCCGCGTGCCGGAAATGCTGGTGGAAATGTGGGCCAAGGCCTTTGGAAGCCGTCTGCGCGCCGAGGAAGCCCGCGACCACTTCGACTATGTCTATTCCGTTCCTGAGCTCATGGAGCTGAAAGGCAACCGCTTCCACAAAAAAAAGAATCTGCTCAACCAGTTCGAAAAGGCCAACATCTTCGAATACACGCCCATGCAGGACGACTGCGTGGAGGAGGTGCTGGACATGCAGGCCGAGTGGCACGGCTGGCAGGAACATCCCTCCGAGGCCTTGGAGGCCGAAAACGAAGCCATTTCCCGCGTTCTGAAAAGCTTCGACCGCATGGGAGCACTCATCGGCGGCACCATCCGCGTGGCGGGCAAGGTCATTGCCTACACTGTGGGCGAACAGCTCGACCGCGACACCATCGTCATCCACTTCGAGAAGGGCGACACGCGGTTCAAGGGCGTGTACCAGGCCATCAACAAGCATTTCCTGGCTGCGCAGCAAGGCCGCTTCACCCTTGTAAACCGTGAGCAGGACCTGGGCGACGAGGGCCTGCGCAAGGCCAAACTTTCCTACAACCCGGTGCAATTCATGAAAAAATATGAAGTTGAGCTGGTATAGCAGCATCACTCCGGCCGCGCCAGCACCTGGCCGGGTGCTCCGGGGACACCCTCCGGGGGCCAAAGGGGCTTCGCCCCTCTGGACTCCCGTTATGGCTGAAACGCTCCAGCTTGCCCGGCCCAGTGTCTCCTCCCTGCGCGAATCCACGGGGCCTTGCCCCGGAGATTCGCGGCTTGGCGGGTCCAGGGGGCGCTGCCCCCTGGCCGCCGGAGGCATATTCAGCCTTTCCTCCCCCTTCCCCCCCGCCCGGCCATGAGCTCTTCCGCCCGCCCTCGCCTCGTCGTTCTCGGACTGGACGGCCTGCCGCTCGCCCTGGCCCGTGCCCTGGGTCCCGAGCTGCCCAACCTTGCGCGCCTGCTGCCCCATGCCCGCGCCATTGAAAGCGAGCTTCCGGAACTCTCGCCCGTCAACTGGACGAGCTTTTTCACGGCCGAGGGGCCGGGCGTCCACGGGGTGCACGGCTTCACCGTGCTGGACCCGCAGGCCTACACCCTGCGCATCGCCAATTTCGCAGACGTGCGCACCCCGACGATCTTCGAGCGCCTGGGCCGTGCCGGACTCGTGTCGCGGGTGCTGAACCTGCCCAACATGGCCCCGGCCACCCCGCTCAAGGGAATGCTCGTGGCGGGCTTCGTGGCGGAGAGCCTCCGGCAGGCTGTGTTTCCGCCCTTCCTGCTGGGACCGCTCACCGCCGCGGGATATGTGGTGGAAGGCGACACCACGCGCGGTGCTTTTGACCCGGAGCACCTGCTTGGCCAGCTCAGGCTTTCGCTTTCCGGGCGGCGCGCGGCCCTTGATCTGCTTTGGCCGGACCTTGCCTGGGACCTGTTTGTGTGTGTGCTGACGGAAACGGACCGCCTGTTCCATTTTCTGTTTCCGGCCGTGGAAGACGCCGCGCATCCGCTGCACGGGGACTGTCTGGCCTTCCTGCGCCAGTGGGATCAGGCCATTGGCGAGGTGCTGGACCGCTTCGACGCGCTGCCGGAGCCCAAGCGGCTGGTGAGCTTCGCGGACCACGGCTTCTGTCGCCTGGAGGCCGAGGCCGACCTGAACCGCGTGCTCTTCGAGGCCGGGTTTCTCAAATACGCACGCCCCCCAAGGGATGAATGGGACGCCGGGGTCATTGGCGAGGAAACCCTGGCCTTTGCCATGGATCCTGGCCGCATAGTGCTGCACCGGCGCGGGCGCTTCGCGCGGGGCCGCGTGGGTGATGCCGACGCCCCGGCCCTGCTGGCCGATCTGCGCGCCGTGCTGCGCGGTCTTTCGTGGCGGGGGCGCACGGTCATGGAGCAGGTGCTCGACGGTCCCGAATTGTACGGAACCACGCACGCACCGGACCTCGTCTGCGTTCCCCAACCCGGCGTGGACCTGAAGGCGCGCTTTGACCGCGCGGAGATATTCGGGCACTTTGGACGCCAGGGAATGCACAGCCCGCAGGACGTGTTCTTCGCGGACACTCGGGACGACGGCCGCCCCGCGCGCCTGCGCGACACAGGGCGTTTGGTGCTGGAGCATTTCGGACTTTGCGATACACAGGACAAGCGGAGCACCATCATCCTATGAGCATAGATTTCGAGCGGGAGCTCAATCCCGCCCAGCGCGAAGCCGCCCTGCACATGGGCGGGCCGGTGCTGGTCATCGCGGGCGCGGGCAGCGGCAAGACGCGCACCATTGTCTACAGGCTGGCGCATCTGGTGGAGACGCACGTTTCGCCGGAAAACATCCTGCTCTTGACCTTCACCCGCCGCGCCGCGCAGGAGATGCTTCTGCGCGCCGGGCATGTGCTGGGACGACCGCTCACAGGGGCCAGCGGCGGCACCTTCCATTCCTTCGCCTACTCCGTGCTGCGCCGCAACGCCTTTGACGCGGGTTACGAACAGGGCCTCACGCTCATGGACAGATCCGACTCCGAGGATCTGCTGGGTGAACTCAAGGCGCACCTGGACCTCGGCAAGGGCGACCGCTCCTACCCGAAGCGCGCCACCCTGGCCGACATCATCACCAAGAGCCGCAACAAGGAGCTTTCCATCGGCGGCATCCTGGACCGCGAGGCCTACCACCTGCTGCCCTATCAGCCGGACATCGAGCGCCTGGCCGAGGAATACGCCAGGGCCAAGCGCGCCCAGGGGCTCATGGACTACGACGACCTGCTTTTCGAACTGGAGCGCCTGCTGGTGGAGCGCCCGGAAATCCGTGACGGCCTGAGGCGGCGCTACCCCTTCGTCATGGTGGACGAATACCAGGACACCAACCTGGTGCAGGCGCGGCTGGTGCGGCTGTTGACCGGAGAGGCGGGCAACGTCATGGCCGTGGGCGACGATGCCCAGTCCATCTATGCCTTCCGGGGCGCGGTGGTGGCCAACATCCTGGACTTCCCGCAGCATTTCCAGAACGCCCGGGTCATCCGCCTGGAGCAGAACTACCGCTCCACCCAGCCCATTCTGGACCTCACCAACGTCATCCTGGCGGGCGCGCAACAAAAGTTCGACAAGCAGCTCTTCACCGAGCGCGAGGGCGGGGCACGGCCGCGCATCCTCCAGACCCTGAGCGACCAGTCCCAGGCCACCCAGGTTGTCGGGCTCATTGTGGACATGGCCTCCCGCCACCCATTGCACGAGATCGCCGTGCTCTTCCGCGCGGGCTACCAGTCCTATCCGCTGGAAGTTGCCCTCACCCGCGCCGGGCTGCCCTACCGCAAGTATGGCGGCGTGCGCTTCAACGAGGCCGCGCACGTGAAGGACCTGCTGGCCTACCTGCGCCTGGCCGCCAACCCGGCGGATCTGCTGGCCTGGCAGCGCGTGCTGGGATTCCTGAAGGGCGTCGGTGTCAAGACCGCGAGCAAGATCGCACAGGCCATATTGGGCGGAGACGCCAAGGGCCTGGACAAACACGTAAAACGCTTCCCCGACCTGCCGCCGCTATTGGCCGAGCTGGACGCCCTGCGCAAACTGGCCCACGCGCCCGCCGCCGCGCTGGACCGCGCCATGAGCTTCTACGCGCCCAGCCTCTCGACCCTGTATCCCGACGACTATCCCAAGCGCCAGGCCGGGCTGGAGCAGCTGGCGCAAATCGTGGTCAATTACGCCAGCATAGAGGATTTCCTGGCCGACCTGTGCCTGGACGGCGCCAAGGAGGAGGAGGAGCGCGCCGAAAACGCTGTGGTGCTCTCCACCGTGCATTCGGCCAAAGGGCTGGAATGGCGCGGCGTCATCATCATCGACCTGGTGGAGGACCGCTTCCCGTCCAAGAAGGCGCTGCAAAGGCAGGAGGACATGGAGGAGGAGCGCAGGCTGATGTACGTGGCCTGCACTCGGGCCAAGGACGAGCTGGCGCTCATCGTGCCGGGCTCGGTGTTCAACCGCTTCAACAACTGCCGCGAGCCCGCCGTGGTGAGCCCCTTTGTGGCCGAACTGCCGGACGCCGTGGCCGAACGCTTCGTGGAGACCTACACCGGCGGCCTGCGCAGAAAGGACGAACAGGTGCGGCCCGGCGCCATGACCCGCGACGATGGCTACCTGCCGCCGGTGGTCTGCCCGGAGCCGCCACGCAAGCCGGACTACGAGCCCGGCGCGCGGCCGGTGAGCGCGGCAGCAGCACCACGCGCGCAACACGCCGCAGCGCCGCCGCCGAAATCCTCCATGGATGCCGCGCAGTCCAAATTCGGGCTGTGCGAGCACAAAATTTTCGGGCAGGGCAAGATCATCGCCGAGATTCCACCGGACAAATACCGCGTGAACTTCCCCGGCTTCGGGCTCAAGGTCATCGTGAAGGACTACGTGAAGCTGTTGTAGCGCCCCCTAGCCTTTGCGCGCCGACACGGCCTGGAGCGAACACCAGATGAAGCCCTGCACGTCGATGCAGTCGCGCGGGGCCATGCCGCCGCGCCGCTCCAGCACACCGGCCACATAGCGCACAAAATCCTGCATCCGGGAATAGCTGCGCCAGTTGGGTCGCGAATCGTAACCGATGTCGAAGGCGTAGGCCTTGGCCGCCTCCTGCATGTTCGACGGCTTGACGAAGGGATGCCGGTCGGGGTGGGCGAGGAAAAGAAAATAGGTCGCCGTGGTCCACTTGAGTGCGTCCAGTTCCTCCAGTACGGTGGCAAAGGCCTCGAAACGGGGGCCGAAGTCACCGTCCCCGTAGAGCACATCGAAAAACGCCGTCGCAAAACGGCGCTGCTCGGCCTCCCCACGCTTCAGCCCATCGCTCAAGGCCATCTTCTCGTTGGGGAAAATGAGGTTCGTCTTGCTCACAAGGCGCTTGGCGCGCTCGCACACCTCGGCGTGAGCGCCCTGCGCAAGCAGGGACGCCAGTTCACCGGATGAGCACAACTCGGCCATCTGCGCTGCGGCGGCAACCTTGTATTCCCGCTCGGAGGACAGGTACGCGGGGTCCTCGAACCCCTGCGTGAAGGCGTCCGTGAACGCCTTCTCCAACTGCAAAAACGAGCGCACGCCCCGCACGTCCGTCCGGGCATCGACCCGCGAAAACAGCGGGTGCCTCTGCGGAGCGGATGCCGCAAGCAAAACGTCCATGGGCATCAGCCGGACGCCGCCGAATTCAAACAAGACCTGACGCTTGCCCTGGTCGCCCAAGGCCAGCACCTTGCCTGTGCCCCAGTCCGGAACCTTGCTGTTCGTCACATACGACCCAACGGGAAAAGGCGCTTCGCTCATTGTTGTCCTCGCGGGCCGTGGCGGCTCGACGGTTCTGCGTTTCCTGCCTGCGCAGGCGTATTGCCCATGTGGGGCCAAGCGGCGGCCATGGCCCGTCCCGGCCTTGAGCCATCGCCCCGGAAGGGTTGTCCTACTCCACTCCGAAACGAAAGGCAAAGCCGATGCGGCGTATCAGCCCAACACGGCTAGCCTTT
This genomic window contains:
- the rpsO gene encoding 30S ribosomal protein S15; protein product: MVMTPEGKNQVIETYKRHEGDTGSPEVQVALLTERITYLTEHFKVHKKDFHSKTGLLKLVGQRRKLLNYLKNKDIQRYRELIERLGLRK
- a CDS encoding DUF503 domain-containing protein, coding for MIIGVLTLEFRLHGNSSLKGKRQVAQSLKQKLRNTFNVAVSEVESQDAHQKLVLAVVTVSGETAKVESRLSKALAMVEAISPAELVRADTEVFSSAGEFE
- the pnp gene encoding polyribonucleotide nucleotidyltransferase, whose protein sequence is MLVPFEKTRVSARAGDLEIILEHGKMAKQASGAVWLQSGGTVVHVTAVSQPLEIDRGFFPLTVNYQEMSYAAGRIPGSYFRREIGRPSERETLVSRLIDRPIRPMFKKGFRDEVQVIATVLSADNAINPDVLAITGASAALHLSHMPFEGPICGARVGYIDGKFVLFPTYKQIANESSLNLIFAATRSAIVMVEGGAEFVSEELVAEALEWGHKQLTPAFDIQDELREKVGKPKIEVVAPKADPAIAAFVEEIATPSLKAACALTEKMARRDAKETAKSEALKAVAEKFEEVENAQKQAAGVLADLDKKIVRQRVRVEGVRLDGRDTKTVRPLSIDASVLPMTHGSALFRRGETSALCVATLGSSRDEQRIETLVGEDTKRFMLHYNFPPYCVGEVRILRGPSRRDIGHGALAERSIMPVLPNPDEFPFTLRVVSEVMDSNGSSSMATVCGASLALMDAGVPIKEPVAGIAMGLMKEEDDYIVLTDILGDEDALGDMDFKVAGSARGITGIQMDIKITSGIPYDVLRRALAQSRDARQHILEHMNMCLAAPRPQLSDLAPQMEVVFINPEKIRSVIGPGGKNIKAITAETQADIDIEDSGKVAIFAPNSESLNKAKAMVLYYDQTPEPGRNYLGTVKKILEVGALVEILPGAEGMLHVSQLDVERVERVEDLLQLGQEVWVKVIELEPGGRIRLSRKAWLMEQAGQEVNIDEFRRPAPRGDGDRRDRGDRGDRRGGRGGDRGGRR
- a CDS encoding DHH family phosphoesterase, yielding MPSPIKRIADLIRKTDGFLVAAHVNPDGDAIGSTVAMGHILHSLGKTFCLFNASGLPHQFDWLPLPGPVHTGLCGTEANWIIVLDCGAASRVGPELHQIMSSRPVANIDHHLGNPCFGQHNWVDDSYPAVAAMIADLADELGVPLTGPLGEAIYLGIATDTGFFTFDNTDPRIMELGARLIRLGLEPGKINAKIRNQWSIRRFRLWGESFATTELHYGGQVALAVVTRAMMARTETNTEDTEEIVNFLRRLRGTRAAALLREEPNGAYKFSLRSTGADNVQQVAARFDGGGHRNAAGGTIESDLETAKNRLVKALGEGLGLV
- the rbfA gene encoding 30S ribosome-binding factor RbfA, translating into MKASGTRRSIRMGDQIMQELAVMLLEEVADPRLELVSLTGCKLNADMSIALVSFTVGGGAERRKQALDALNKAKGFLRSGLARRMNMRSLPDLRFAHDDFLEDMVYAKPDQADR
- a CDS encoding MATE family efflux transporter codes for the protein MKPQFPMNHSALQIWSLTWPQMLMMFFNFLVGFVDVWVAGQIDHRVQASLGIITQSLFLFLIIVTAVSGGAVAAISQSLGAGKRLRADRYTGLCLAIAAVSGLALVGLGLPLRPLLVRALQVPQDIAPLTDHILEVFLFALPPYYMMLMQNAVFRARRQVMTPLYTMVLVTLVNTLGDLGLGLGLCGLPRLGVTGVIWSTFFSVTAGALFGLAVLRRGGILRREIFAPWRWARRALPYLLKVALPAGLLQVVWHFGYLVLFAITASLPQNSVVALAGMAAGARVESMLFLAAFALNLTAGILVGHLLGEGKPEEARRMGLHILGVGLVGIGLFAIALWPFLGDIAAFIAPNPAVRAEAENYLVYNVLAIPFTLTTLILAGSLAGAGATVYNLVGMGLGTWVVRLPLAYWLGHVVLGTATGVWISMLASQAAQAAILLYIYLNKDWQRFAMSKTRNGARP
- the truB gene encoding tRNA pseudouridine(55) synthase TruB translates to MGRKRKRSPAQLDGLLVLDKPSGPTSAGCLNSIKHGLGQGKIGHAGTLDPLAQGVLLVLLGQGTKLAGYLTSGAKVYTGTMRLGLATDTYDMEGQVVEQRGIEGISQDDVREAILGWKDLTEQEVPAYSAAKHEGTPLYELARKGEDVPVKEKRIEVYEVEPLEIELPFARFRVRCLAGTYIRSLVHSLGIRLGCGAALAQLTREACEPYGLDAATSLDAVLGEPERFASRVIPLGKMLPHWRSITLSPALAALVKNGAWLPAGGPGGDGLTGKPGEQVMLVDDKGEPVALAEAKTKDGMLRWTILRGLWMDAAPAT
- a CDS encoding winged helix-turn-helix domain-containing protein, with the protein product MSTELSKGRTVGDAPTLRVHLWLESGGGMVFGLGRVQLLDLVRRLGSLNKAAKELGMSYRAAWGRIKRTEEALGESLLAKASGRKGYELTPLAEALLRDFALWHQEVESFALERAKVRLPWDIKPFAEDAARKS